A genomic window from Ignavibacteria bacterium includes:
- a CDS encoding Ni/Fe hydrogenase subunit alpha yields the protein MKNKTIKVDYLARVEGEGALYIKIKGGEVADIKLKIFEPPRFFEAFLRGRSYSDAPDITARICGICPVAYQMAAVHAIEQAFGVRVTGQLRELRRLLYCGEWIESHVLHLYMLHAPDFLGYQDVVQMAKDHPQAVKNALRMKKIGNEIMRVIGGREIHPINVKVGGFYRVPEKKELLDMVDDIKWARDAAVDTVKFVSKLDFPDFHQDYESVSLVHPDEYPFNEGRIVSSKGIDILPEEYDFNFTEEHVEHSNALHSKVRQRGNYLVGPVARYNLNYDKLTPLCKQAAKDAGMGKTCDNLFKSITIRGIETIYACEEALRIIAQYEKPEVPAISYKVREATGYAATEAPRGLIYHRYRIDNNGLIEDAKIVPPTSQNQKTIENDLRNFIPAHINLPEAELVWKCEQAVRNYDPCISCATHFLTLHVERE from the coding sequence ATGAAAAATAAGACCATAAAAGTTGATTATCTTGCCAGGGTTGAAGGCGAAGGTGCTTTATATATTAAGATAAAAGGCGGTGAAGTTGCTGATATCAAACTGAAGATCTTTGAACCGCCGAGATTCTTCGAAGCGTTTCTGCGGGGAAGGTCTTACAGTGATGCTCCGGATATTACTGCAAGAATTTGTGGCATTTGCCCTGTGGCATATCAAATGGCTGCTGTGCATGCAATTGAACAGGCTTTTGGTGTTAGGGTAACAGGTCAACTCCGAGAGTTGAGAAGGCTGCTTTACTGCGGTGAGTGGATAGAAAGCCATGTGCTTCATCTTTATATGCTTCATGCACCTGATTTCCTCGGATACCAGGATGTTGTTCAAATGGCAAAAGACCATCCGCAGGCTGTTAAAAATGCGCTAAGGATGAAGAAGATAGGCAACGAAATAATGCGGGTTATCGGAGGGAGAGAGATACACCCTATAAATGTGAAGGTCGGCGGTTTTTACCGTGTACCTGAAAAAAAAGAGCTGCTTGATATGGTGGATGATATCAAGTGGGCAAGGGATGCGGCAGTTGATACTGTGAAGTTTGTTTCAAAGCTTGATTTCCCTGATTTTCACCAGGATTATGAATCAGTTTCACTGGTTCACCCTGATGAATACCCGTTTAATGAAGGAAGGATCGTTTCAAGCAAAGGAATTGATATACTTCCTGAAGAATATGATTTTAATTTTACAGAAGAGCATGTAGAGCATTCAAATGCACTGCACTCCAAAGTAAGGCAGCGCGGTAATTATCTGGTTGGACCGGTTGCAAGGTATAATCTGAATTACGATAAGCTGACCCCGCTGTGCAAGCAGGCTGCAAAAGATGCAGGTATGGGCAAGACCTGCGATAACCTTTTCAAAAGCATTACTATACGCGGAATTGAAACAATTTATGCCTGCGAAGAAGCGCTCAGGATAATTGCACAATACGAAAAGCCGGAAGTCCCGGCTATCAGTTACAAAGTCAGGGAAGCAACCGGGTATGCAGCAACAGAAGCTCCCAGGGGTTTGATCTATCACAGGTACAGAATAGATAATAATGGCTTGATAGAGGATGCGAAGATTGTGCCGCCTACTTCACAGAACCAGAAAACCATTGAAAATGATCTGAGGAATTTCATTCCAGCTCATATTAATTTACCCGAAGCTGAGCTGGTTTGGAAATGTGAACAGGCTGTAAGGAATTATGATCCGTGCATTTCTTGCGCTACTCACTTCCTTACTTTGCATGTTGAGAGGGAATAA
- a CDS encoding hydrogenase maturation protease, whose amino-acid sequence MKTKKILVAGIGNSFRCDDRAGLLVCDLIEDALNGSPLNPVIEIKKLSGEGAELIQEWENYNIVFLADASRNFGNPGKITRIDTADTPLQQDYFHYSSHNFSLAEAVELARRINRLPERLIVYAIEGDNFSYGLDLSYEVELACLSTARKILEEIIYIPEKFSTY is encoded by the coding sequence TTGAAAACGAAAAAGATCCTGGTTGCAGGAATAGGCAACAGTTTCAGGTGTGATGACAGGGCAGGTTTGCTTGTCTGTGATCTGATTGAAGATGCGTTAAACGGCTCGCCTTTAAATCCCGTTATAGAAATAAAAAAACTATCAGGCGAAGGTGCTGAGCTTATTCAGGAATGGGAAAACTATAATATAGTTTTCCTTGCAGATGCATCGCGTAATTTTGGAAATCCCGGAAAAATAACCAGGATTGATACTGCTGATACACCTTTACAACAGGATTATTTCCATTATTCTTCCCACAATTTCAGTCTTGCTGAAGCTGTAGAGCTTGCGCGCAGGATAAACCGGCTTCCGGAAAGGTTAATTGTATATGCAATTGAAGGAGATAACTTTAGTTACGGGCTTGATCTTTCTTATGAAGTTGAGCTTGCATGTTTAAGCACTGCCAGAAAGATACTTGAGGAAATTATATATATTCCTGAAAAATTCAGTACTTATTGA